Proteins encoded together in one Microplitis mediator isolate UGA2020A chromosome 7, iyMicMedi2.1, whole genome shotgun sequence window:
- the LOC130672283 gene encoding vinculin isoform X5 — translation MPVFHTKTIESILEPVAQQVSRLVILHEEAEDGNAMPDLERPVYAVSMAVTNLVKVGKETINSSDDALLKQDMPAALQRVEGASRLLEEASALLKHDPYSGPARKKLIEGSRGILQGTSSLLLCFDESEVRKIIRECKRVLDYLAVTEVIETMEDLVHFLKNLSPCLSKVSREVGAREKELTHQVHREILIRCLDQVKTLAPILICSMKIFIHIISQGGRGAEEAAENRNYLSSRMSDELNEIIRVLQLTTYDEEEWDADQLTVLKKAQSAIESRVRTAHDWLDDGRAMQGGVGEKSLRQIIEQANKLADRYLSPSQSDAMSKLASQLVTMTNALCELRQDGKGTTVQAESLARGIKEKLNELRSSVASAIVAADKSGTAQTAHTVAGRLEQANKWLLNPQHDDKGLGQRAIAMIIHEGKKNQQSLPYVSLLLCRRIYKNVAEGLPGIHKAEILQLCDEVENLSRQLADMCAYGQGNTPRAQEIARQLSQKLYELKNRIQQAVVSRVVEDFIDITTPLKQFTDAVLIPEGTPGREQNFNDKTHALQIFSNRAVKTARMVAAGGSSGNKKLAEALLNSASQVESLTPQLVNAGRIRMSYPESKAADEHFENLRQQYAETMQRTRALCDEATDSADFIRTSEEQMQKHTFLCEEAIAKQHPQKMVDNTAAIARLANRVILVAKQESDNSEDLSFIQRVNQAADVLQHCVTPMVQDAKAVAMNITDAPSISHWRESNRALLNSVGQVRKALHLDQRTSPDISQLRISDVGEPLKNQPSPSNLGAVSPTFNTGKPQHRSISPLPKWARGGDNPDLLYQELAPENNFEKTAQAGGYYDNYFDHYNVEKNEMVPPRPPLPGGEIAPPRPPPPETDDEDEMFMHAPQPNQPIMMAAHGLHQEVRQWSSKDNDIIAAAKKMAILMARLSGLVRGEGGNKRDLIACAKAIAEASQEVTRLAKELARECTDKRIRTNLLQVCERIPTIGTQLKILSTVKATMLGAQETLPTWEELMLYGTEEDQEATDMLVGNAQNLMQSVKETVRAAECASIKIRTASGMKLRWVRRQPWYQY, via the exons aaaaaaactTATTGAAGGTTCGCGAGGTATTCTTCAAGGTACTAGTTCTTTGCTGTTGTGCTTCGACGAAAGCGAAGTGCGTAAAATAATTAGAGAATGTAAAAGAGTTTTGGATTATTTGGCTGTTACTGAAGTAATTGAAACAATGGAAGATCTGgtacattttttaaagaatcTTAGCCCTTGCTTAAGTAAAGTTTCACGTGAAGTAGGAGCAAGAGAAAAAGAGTTGACTCATCAAGTTCATCgtgaaattttaatacgatGTTTAGATCAAGTTAAAACTTTGGCACCAATTTTAATCtgttcaatgaaaatttttatccataTAATATCTCAGGGTGGTAGAGGTGCTGAAGAAGCTGCAGAAAATCGTAATTATCTTTCTAGCCGTATGTCTgatgaattaaatgaaataatacgTGTACTTCAATTGACAACTTATGACGAAGAGGAATGGGATGCTGATCAATTAACG gtATTAAAAAAAGCTCAGAGTGCCATAGAGTCTCGTGTAAGAACAGCTCATGATTGGTTAGACGATGGTAGAGCCATGCAAGGCGGAGTTGGTGAAAAAAGTCTGCGACAAATTATCGAACAAGCAAATAAACTTGCTGATCGTTATCTTTCACCGTCACAATCTGATGCTATGTCTAAACTAGCATCTCAATTAGTAACAATGACTAATGCACTTTGTGAATTACGCCAGGATGGAAAAGGAACAACTGTACAAGCAGAATCACTTGCTCGAGGAATTAAAGAAAAGCTTAATGAACTTCGTTCCTCTGTAGCATCGGCAATCGTTGCAGCTGATAAATCAGGAACAGCTCAAACTGCTCATACTGTTGCTGGTCGACTAGAGCAAGCTAATAAGTGGCTTTTAAATCCCCAACATGATGACAAAGGACTCGGACAACGTGCCATAGCTATGATTATTCATGAaggaaaaaaa AATCAGCAAAGTTTACCATACGTAAGTTTGTTATTGTGTAGAAGaatctataaaaat gtTGCTGAAGGCCTTCCAGGTATTCATAAAGCGGAAATCCTACAGCTTTGCGATGAAGTAGAGAATTTATCGCGTCAATTAGCTGATATGTGTGCTTATGGTCAAGGAAATACACCACGTGCACAAGAAATAGCACGGCAATTATCACAAAAACTTTacgaattaaaaaatcgtattCAACAAGCAGTTGTGTCACGTGTAGTTGaagattttattgatattacaACACCGTTAAAACAATTTACCGATGCTGTTTTAATTCCCGAAGGCACACCAGGACGTgaacaaaatttcaatgataaaacTCATGCActtcaaatattttcaaatcgtGCTGTTAAAACAGCGCGTATGGTAGCCGCGGGTGGTAGtagtggaaataaaaaattagctgAAGCATTATTAAATAGTGCTTCTCAAGTTGAATCATTAACACCACAATTAGTTAATGCTGGACGTATTAGAATGAGTTATCCAGAAAGTAAAGCTGCTGATGAacactttgaaaatttacgtCAACAGTATGCAGAGACAATGCAGCGAACAAGAGCACTTTGTGATGAAGCTACTGATAGTGCTGATTTTATTCGTACATCTGAAGAACAAATGCAGAAACATACTTTCCTTTGTGAGGAAGCTATTGCTAAACAACATCCACAAAAAATGGTTGATAATACTGCTGCAATTGCTCGTTTAGCTAATAGAGTTATTCTTGTTGCTAAACAAGAGAGTGACAATAGTGAAGATCTTTCATTTATTCAACGAGTTAATCAAGCTGCTGATGTTCTTCAGCACTGTGTTACACCTATGGTGCAAGATGCTAAAGCTGTTGCTATGAATATTACCGATGCTCCGTCTATTTCACATTGGAGGGAAAGCAATCGTGct ctgctAAATAGCGTAGGACAAGTTCGCAAAGCTCTGCATCTTGATCAAAGAACTTCTCCGGATATTTCGCAGCTGCGAATTAGCGATG TCGGTGAACCTTTGAAGAATCAACCGTCACCCAGCAATTTGGGCGCGGTCAGCCCTACATTCAATACTGGCAAACCGCAACATCGTTCCATCAGTCCTTTGCCTAAATGGGCACGTGGAG GAGATAATCCAGACCTACTATACCAGGAACTTGCCCCTGAGAACAACTTTGAGAAAACGGCTCAAGCCGGAG GATattacgataattattttgatcattacaatgtggaaaaaaatg aaATGGTACCACCAAGACCTCCGTTACCAGGTGGAGAGATAGCACCTCCAAGACCACCACCACCAGAGACTGATGATGAAGATGAAATGTTTATGCATGCACCTCAACCAAATCAACCTATcatg atgGCAGCTCATGGTCTCCATCAAGAAGTTCGTCAATGGTCTAGCAAAGATAATGATATCATTGCTGCTGCTAAAAAAATGGCTATTTTGATGGCTCGTCTTTCTGGTTTAGTTCGAGGTGAAGGAGGTAATAAACGTGATTTGATTGCTTGTGCTAAAGCTATTGCTGAAGCATCACAAGAAGTTACTCGTTTAGCTAAAGAATTAGCTAGAGAATGCACAGACAAACGTATTCgcacg aacTTACTTCAAGTATGTGAAAGAATCCCGACAATAGGAACTCAATTGAAGATCTTATCAACTGTAAAAGCAACAATGCTTGGTGCTCAAG AAACGCTCCCCACCTGGGAAGAACTGATGCtatatg GTACGGAAGAGGACCAAGAAGCAACAGATATGCTGGTCGGAAACGCTCAAAATCTTATGCAAAGTGTAAAAGAGACAGTGAGAGCTGCAGAGTGTGCAAGCATCAAGATTCGTACCGCGTCTGGAATGAAATTACGCTGGGTGCGCCGTCAACCTTGGTACCAATATTAG